CGACTATGGCAAGGGCGCGCTGCAACAGGTGCAGGCCCTGATCCAGGCGGCCCGTGCTGCCGGCAAGCCGGTGCTGGTGGACCCCAAGCAGGCCGACCTGTCGGTCTACCGCGGGGCGTCGGTCATCACCCCGAACCGGACCGAGCTCGAACGTGCCGTGGGGCCCTGGCGCACCGAGGAGGAGCTGATCGGCAAGGGCTCTGCCCTGCTGGAGCAAATGGGCTGGGAGGCACTGGTCATCACCCGCAGCGAGGAAGGCATGACGCTGTTGGAGCGCGGCCGGCCGCCGCTGAACATCCCGGCGCAGGCGCAGGAGGTCTACGACGTGACTGGCGCCGGCGACACGGTCATTTCGGTGCTGGCCGCCGCCCGGGCCGCCGGCGAGAGCTGGGCCCAGGCGGTGGCACTGGCCAACCTGGCCGCCGGCATCGCGGTGGGCAAGCTCGGCACGGCCACCGTGAGCCTGCAGGAGCTGGCCGACGCAGCCCGCAGCCCGCAGCGCGCCAGCTCGCAGCCAGGCGTGCTGACCGAGGCACAGCTGCTGCAACAGGTACAGGAAGCCCAGCGCCGCGGCGAACGGGTGGTGATGACCAATGGCTGCTTCGACATCCTGCATCCCGGGCATGTGCGCTACCTGGAAGAGGCACGCCGCCTGGGCGACCGCCTGGTGGTGGCGGTGAATGACGACGCCTCGGTGCAGCGCCTGAAAGGCCCGACGCGGCCGATCGTGCGGGTGGAGGACCGCATGGCGGTGCTGGCCGGCCTGGCTGCGGTGGACTGGGTGGTGCCGTTCGGCGAGGACACCCCCGAGCGCTTGATCGACCAGGTGGCGCCGGACGTGCTCGTGAAGGGTGGCGACTACGAGGTGGCGCAGATTGCCGGGCACCGCGGCGTGCTGGCGCGTGGCGGCGAGGTGCGCATCCTGCCCTTCGTGGAGGGGCGCTCCACCAGCGCCATCGTGCAGCGCATCCTGGAGGGTGCGCGATGAAGCCGCCGGTGACCGGGCAGCCTCCCGTGTCGGTGCTGATGTACCACCAGGTCGGCCTGTTCCCGCGACCGAAGGCCCACCGGGCGGCCTTCTGCGACGTGCGTCGGTTCGCAGCGCAGATGCGCTGGCTGAAATGGGGCGGCTACAACGTCATCAGCCTGGAACGGGCCTGGCGCGGCCTGTTCGATGGCGCGGCGCTGCCGTCCCGGCCGGTGGTGCTGACCTTCGACGACGGCTACCAGAACTTCGCCGACCATGCCTGGCCCATCCTGCAGTCGCATGGCTTTCCGGCCAGCGTCTTCATCGTGACCAGCCAGATCGGCCAGCCGGCGGGCTGGCTGTCGAGCGATTTCGCGCCGGCCCGGCTGATGGACGGCGCAACGCTGCGCGAGCTGGCGGCACAGGGCGTGAGCTTCGGCTCGCACACCCAGCAGCACGTGCGGCTGTCTCAGCAGGACGAGCAGCGGCAGCGACGCGAGATCTTCGACAGCAAGGCGGCCCTGGAAGACGTGCTGGGCCAGCCGGTGCCCGACTTCTGCTATCCCTACGGCGACTACGACCAGCGCGCCCGCGACCTGGCAGCCGAGGCCGGCTACCGGCTGGGCCTGACCTGCATCCGGGGCGCCGCCAACACCGCCGACAACGCCTTCGAGCTGCCTCGCAAGGCCATTTCCTACGGCGACAACGTGCTGGGCTATGCCTGGAAACTGCACATGAAACATGCCCGCAAGGACCGGCCCGCCGCGCGCGCCGACGTCTACGCCTGATGCAGGCCGCGTCCCCCACCCCGGGCACCGACGCCGCCGCGGCCCGGCCGCTGCGTATCGTCCATGTGCTGCACAGCCACGGCTATGGTGGCGCGGAGCGGCATGCGCTGACATTGATGAGCGGCCTGCGCGCCCGGGGCCATGAGCTGCTGTACGCCGGCCCGCAAGACGCCTGGCTGACCCGCGAATGCCGCAGCGCAGGTATCGCCACCGAGCACCTGCGCATGTCCGGGCTGTTCGACCTGCCGTCCTACCTGCGGCTGCGCGGCCTGCTGCGCAGCTGGGGGGCGGACGTCGTGCACGGCCACCTGGTGCGGGCCTCGCGCTATGCCGCCACCGCCGCCCGCGGCCTGCGCGGCGTGGTGCCGGTCTGCACGGCACATGCCACCACCGCCCGCAAGCACATGCGCGGCTGCCGTCATGTGATTGCCGTTTCTCAGGCAGTGAAGGACCGGCTGCTGGCCAACGGCTACCGGGACGACGGCGTGACCGTCATCCACAACGGCCTGCCGG
This genomic stretch from Eleftheria terrae harbors:
- a CDS encoding polysaccharide deacetylase family protein codes for the protein MKPPVTGQPPVSVLMYHQVGLFPRPKAHRAAFCDVRRFAAQMRWLKWGGYNVISLERAWRGLFDGAALPSRPVVLTFDDGYQNFADHAWPILQSHGFPASVFIVTSQIGQPAGWLSSDFAPARLMDGATLRELAAQGVSFGSHTQQHVRLSQQDEQRQRREIFDSKAALEDVLGQPVPDFCYPYGDYDQRARDLAAEAGYRLGLTCIRGAANTADNAFELPRKAISYGDNVLGYAWKLHMKHARKDRPAARADVYA
- the hldE gene encoding bifunctional D-glycero-beta-D-manno-heptose-7-phosphate kinase/D-glycero-beta-D-manno-heptose 1-phosphate adenylyltransferase HldE translates to MRIPDFSKHRLLVAGDVILDRYWSGSTARISPEAPVPVVNIRRSEHRAGGAANVALGLAALGVPVRLLSRVGQDEPAGILRELLQAGGVHCELQGDPSLATITKLRVVSLHQQMIRLDFENPPAAAAAVRTDDFEAQLPWADAVVLSDYGKGALQQVQALIQAARAAGKPVLVDPKQADLSVYRGASVITPNRTELERAVGPWRTEEELIGKGSALLEQMGWEALVITRSEEGMTLLERGRPPLNIPAQAQEVYDVTGAGDTVISVLAAARAAGESWAQAVALANLAAGIAVGKLGTATVSLQELADAARSPQRASSQPGVLTEAQLLQQVQEAQRRGERVVMTNGCFDILHPGHVRYLEEARRLGDRLVVAVNDDASVQRLKGPTRPIVRVEDRMAVLAGLAAVDWVVPFGEDTPERLIDQVAPDVLVKGGDYEVAQIAGHRGVLARGGEVRILPFVEGRSTSAIVQRILEGAR